From a single Puniceicoccaceae bacterium genomic region:
- a CDS encoding type II secretion system F family protein produces MPSLSSPASSSKPSKRRAKKRNSLAESQRLAKLKAAEKKAPKAKIKLEELAIFTQQLSSMLGAGLPLVSAMEALQEQTSNLHFQVIIRMVKLDVTSGTPFSEACAKYPNAFPKLFVSMVQAGEASGSLGDILEKTAQYFDESVKLSKKVKSAMTYPVTVILFAIVLVNVLLIFVIPVFAEMFTSFGSELPGPTQFLIDLSNFLKKYVIFLILGGVVGFKVLGKFFKTPRGREVKDFLLLRIPIFGELVRKVSISRFCRTFSILMKSGVPILQSLEIVSSGANNVYIERACSDISRTVSQGGQISEVLAVTPYFPSMIKHMTQAGEQTGDIDSMMVKISDFYDVEIENTVSALTSLLEPLLIVVLGVVIGGNVLANFLPIFNMPTVIG; encoded by the coding sequence ATGCCATCGCTCTCCTCACCTGCCAGTTCCAGCAAACCTTCAAAGCGTCGTGCCAAGAAGCGTAACAGTCTGGCAGAATCACAGCGTCTGGCAAAGCTCAAGGCTGCGGAAAAAAAAGCGCCAAAAGCAAAAATCAAGCTGGAAGAGCTGGCGATCTTCACCCAGCAACTCTCATCCATGCTCGGGGCGGGGCTGCCTCTGGTCTCGGCAATGGAAGCCCTGCAGGAGCAGACTTCAAACCTGCACTTTCAGGTGATCATTCGCATGGTGAAGCTGGACGTCACCAGTGGCACTCCGTTTTCCGAAGCCTGTGCAAAGTATCCAAATGCTTTTCCGAAACTTTTTGTCTCGATGGTACAAGCTGGTGAAGCGAGCGGAAGCCTTGGCGACATTCTCGAAAAAACAGCCCAATATTTCGATGAATCCGTCAAGCTCAGTAAAAAGGTCAAGAGTGCCATGACCTATCCTGTGACGGTGATTCTGTTCGCCATCGTGCTCGTCAACGTTCTCTTGATTTTTGTGATTCCGGTCTTTGCCGAGATGTTCACCAGTTTTGGATCAGAGTTACCCGGACCGACTCAGTTCCTGATCGATCTGAGCAATTTTCTCAAAAAATATGTGATTTTCCTCATCCTCGGCGGCGTGGTCGGATTCAAGGTTCTCGGCAAGTTCTTCAAGACCCCGCGTGGACGGGAGGTCAAAGACTTTCTCCTGTTGCGCATTCCCATCTTTGGTGAACTCGTGCGCAAGGTGAGCATCTCACGTTTCTGTCGAACGTTTTCCATCCTCATGAAAAGTGGAGTCCCCATCCTGCAATCACTTGAAATTGTCTCATCCGGTGCAAACAATGTCTACATTGAACGTGCGTGCAGCGATATTTCACGCACTGTCAGCCAAGGTGGCCAGATTTCGGAAGTTTTGGCGGTAACCCCTTACTTCCCCTCCATGATCAAACACATGACACAGGCGGGCGAACAAACCGGCGACATCGACAGCATGATGGTGAAAATTTCCGACTTTTACGATGTAGAGATTGAGAATACGGTCAGCGCCCTGACTTCCCTTCTCGAGCCGTTGCTCATCGTCGTTCTGGGCGTTGTCATCGGTGGCAATGTCCTGGCCAATTTCCTGCCGATCTTCAATATGCCGACCGTTATAGGATAA
- the kbl gene encoding glycine C-acetyltransferase: MDYSDFIQSELGAITNDGLFKSERPIQSPQGTEVKLANGKTVLNFCANNYLGLANHPELIAAAKASYDQFGFGLSSVRFICGTQTQHKQLEARIAAFLGMEDSILYSSCFDANGGLFEVLLNEEDAIVSDQLNHASIIDGIRLCKAKRYRYANNNLSELEACLQAAQRDGARYKWIVTDGVFSMDGIIADLHGICELAEQYHARVIVDDSHAVGFMGANGRGTHEHCEVMGRVSVITGTLGKALGGASGGYTAASREIVELLRQRSRPYLFSNSLAPAIVAASLRCIDLMEHSDDRRQQLWENTRQFRSAMQEAGFDIVPGTHPIVPVMLGEATLAQRYAAELLEHGIYAIGFYYPVVPKGKARIRLQISASHTPEQLERAVEAFGKVRLTLGVS, translated from the coding sequence ATGGACTACAGTGATTTCATCCAGAGCGAACTTGGAGCCATCACAAACGATGGACTCTTCAAATCCGAGCGCCCGATCCAAAGCCCCCAGGGCACTGAAGTGAAGCTGGCAAACGGTAAAACGGTGTTGAACTTCTGTGCCAACAACTACCTGGGACTTGCCAATCACCCCGAGTTGATTGCCGCAGCCAAGGCGAGCTACGATCAGTTCGGGTTCGGACTCTCCAGCGTGCGCTTCATCTGCGGCACCCAGACCCAGCACAAACAACTCGAGGCACGCATCGCCGCCTTCCTCGGAATGGAGGATAGCATTCTCTACAGTTCCTGCTTTGACGCCAACGGCGGTCTTTTCGAAGTTTTGCTCAACGAAGAGGATGCCATCGTGAGCGACCAACTCAACCACGCCTCCATCATCGATGGCATCCGCCTGTGCAAGGCCAAGCGCTACCGCTATGCCAATAATAACCTGAGCGAACTCGAAGCCTGCCTTCAGGCCGCACAACGGGATGGTGCACGCTACAAATGGATCGTCACCGACGGTGTCTTTTCCATGGACGGCATCATCGCTGACCTGCACGGCATTTGCGAGCTTGCCGAGCAATACCACGCACGGGTCATCGTGGATGATTCCCATGCTGTGGGCTTTATGGGAGCCAATGGACGCGGAACTCACGAACACTGCGAGGTCATGGGGCGGGTTTCGGTGATCACCGGCACCCTCGGTAAAGCCTTGGGGGGAGCCAGCGGCGGCTATACAGCAGCGAGCCGCGAGATCGTCGAGTTGCTGCGACAGCGCTCGCGACCCTATCTTTTTTCCAACTCCCTCGCGCCAGCAATCGTTGCAGCAAGCCTGCGCTGCATCGATTTGATGGAACACTCAGATGATCGGAGACAGCAGCTTTGGGAAAACACCCGCCAGTTCCGATCCGCGATGCAGGAGGCCGGATTCGACATCGTGCCCGGCACACACCCCATCGTGCCCGTAATGCTCGGAGAGGCCACACTCGCTCAACGCTACGCCGCAGAGCTCCTGGAACACGGCATTTATGCCATCGGATTCTACTATCCGGTCGTTCCCAAGGGCAAAGCCCGCATCCGCCTGCAGATATCAGCATCTCACACCCCCGAACAACTCGAACGCGCTGTCGAGGCATTCGGCAAGGTGCGGCTCACTCTCGGCGTATCGTAA
- a CDS encoding uracil-DNA glycosylase family protein, translating to MSDIHSNLSQRVLAASMELRDSVNGMQFAEPTTHVYNPLDYAWEPYADYVQKFAHPNVDVVFLGMNPGPWGMAQVGVPFGEIEAVRNWMGVQGTVTRPQYEHAKRPIDGFACQRSEVSGRRLWGLFRDRFGSADKFFQNHFVLNYCPLVFMEASGRNRTPDKLSAPERQQLHEACDAHLRKVVEWMQPSWLIGIGKFAASRAVEAGLAPGVNVEWILHPSPASPAANRDWAGMAERKLIDIGVWSDR from the coding sequence ATGTCTGATATTCACTCAAACCTGTCGCAACGGGTGCTCGCTGCTTCGATGGAGCTGCGGGACTCCGTGAATGGCATGCAATTTGCAGAACCTACGACACATGTGTATAATCCGTTGGACTATGCGTGGGAACCTTACGCTGACTATGTGCAGAAGTTTGCACACCCGAACGTGGATGTGGTGTTTCTTGGCATGAATCCGGGACCCTGGGGCATGGCACAGGTGGGCGTGCCCTTTGGGGAAATTGAGGCGGTCCGGAATTGGATGGGGGTGCAGGGGACTGTCACGCGACCGCAGTATGAGCATGCAAAGCGTCCCATCGATGGTTTTGCATGCCAGCGTTCAGAGGTAAGCGGAAGAAGGCTCTGGGGATTGTTTCGTGATCGATTTGGCAGCGCGGACAAGTTTTTCCAAAACCATTTTGTTCTGAATTACTGTCCATTGGTGTTTATGGAAGCGAGCGGGCGCAACCGGACTCCGGATAAGCTGAGCGCACCGGAACGACAACAGCTCCATGAAGCGTGTGATGCGCATTTGCGCAAGGTGGTGGAATGGATGCAACCCTCCTGGCTGATAGGAATTGGCAAGTTTGCGGCATCACGTGCGGTTGAGGCTGGGTTGGCTCCCGGTGTGAACGTCGAATGGATCTTGCATCCGAGTCCGGCGAGTCCTGCCGCGAATCGGGATTGGGCGGGAATGGCTGAGCGCAAGTTGATTGATATCGGAGTGTGGTCTGATCGTTAA
- a CDS encoding LOG family protein, whose amino-acid sequence MKDKTLSDLVAPNPPKSYKNLDFLNSHDARSIRVLCELIEPDQRFRNEKVQNTVVFFGSARSVDSTRAAEKSEALLKQAAEESDLNKREVLEANASYVRKLAAYYDAGVELARRVTAWSLRLENEADRFYICSGGGPGMMEAANKGAHLAGGKSIGLGISLPFEQHLNPYCTPELSFEYHYFFTRKYWFLYPAKALVVFPGGFGTMDELFELLTLIQTHKIQKKMPILLFGKDFWNDILNFDAFRKWGVISDFDLELFRIVDDIDEAERYLIEQLETHFLPNSR is encoded by the coding sequence ATGAAAGATAAAACCTTATCGGATTTGGTTGCTCCGAATCCCCCGAAATCGTACAAAAACCTCGACTTCCTCAACAGTCACGATGCACGCAGCATTCGCGTGCTTTGTGAACTCATCGAACCGGATCAGCGCTTCCGCAATGAAAAGGTGCAGAATACCGTCGTCTTTTTTGGCTCGGCCCGCTCGGTTGATTCGACCCGGGCTGCTGAAAAATCCGAAGCATTGCTCAAGCAGGCCGCAGAGGAGTCCGATTTGAATAAACGGGAGGTGCTCGAAGCAAATGCATCTTACGTGCGCAAATTGGCGGCCTACTACGATGCCGGAGTCGAACTCGCGCGCCGTGTCACAGCCTGGTCATTGCGTCTGGAAAATGAAGCCGACCGATTCTACATCTGCTCGGGGGGTGGTCCCGGCATGATGGAGGCTGCAAACAAGGGAGCGCACCTCGCTGGTGGAAAATCCATTGGTCTGGGCATCAGTTTGCCCTTTGAACAGCATCTTAATCCTTACTGTACGCCTGAGTTGAGTTTCGAATACCACTACTTCTTCACGCGCAAGTATTGGTTTCTTTACCCGGCAAAAGCACTTGTGGTCTTTCCCGGAGGATTCGGAACCATGGACGAACTCTTCGAATTGCTCACATTGATCCAGACACACAAGATTCAGAAAAAAATGCCCATCCTGCTTTTTGGGAAAGACTTTTGGAATGACATTCTCAATTTTGATGCCTTTCGGAAGTGGGGTGTCATCTCTGACTTTGATCTCGAGTTGTTCCGCATCGTTGATGACATTGATGAGGCCGAGCGTTACCTGATCGAACAGCTGGAGACCCACTTTCTGCCGAATTCCCGTTGA
- the tdh gene encoding L-threonine 3-dehydrogenase, whose amino-acid sequence MKALVKKEARPGLWLEEIPEPEFGPEEVLIKIIKTSICGTDVHIYNWDAWAKKTIPVPMAVGHEFVGRIHAVGSSVTAYKPGDLVCGEGHIVCGTCRHCMAGQRHLCCNTRGVGVNRPGAFAEYLALPQANVWLADPNIPLEILSCFDPFGNATHTALSFPLVGEDVLITGAGPIGCMAVAVAKHCGARWIVVTDINSSRLELARQMGATRAINPLETTLSDVCKELRIVEGFDVCMEMSGAPQALNTIIDHAAHGAKIALLGIYSKKPNIDWDKVIFNMLTIKGIYGREMFETWYKMTTMIQSGLDISPVITHRFPYTEFEKGFEVMRSGQSGKVILDWSH is encoded by the coding sequence ATGAAAGCACTTGTCAAAAAAGAAGCCCGCCCGGGTCTTTGGCTTGAGGAGATTCCCGAACCCGAATTCGGTCCGGAGGAAGTCCTCATCAAGATCATCAAAACCTCCATCTGCGGCACCGATGTGCACATCTATAACTGGGATGCATGGGCCAAAAAGACCATCCCGGTTCCCATGGCCGTAGGACATGAATTTGTGGGACGAATCCACGCTGTCGGATCGAGCGTGACTGCCTACAAACCCGGAGACCTCGTCTGCGGGGAAGGCCATATCGTCTGCGGCACCTGTCGCCATTGCATGGCTGGTCAACGCCACCTGTGCTGCAATACCCGCGGAGTTGGCGTCAACCGTCCCGGCGCTTTTGCTGAGTATCTCGCCCTTCCCCAGGCGAACGTGTGGCTGGCAGATCCCAACATTCCGCTGGAGATTTTATCCTGCTTTGATCCTTTTGGCAATGCCACGCACACCGCCCTTTCCTTTCCGCTGGTCGGCGAAGACGTCCTGATCACGGGCGCAGGTCCCATCGGGTGCATGGCTGTTGCGGTGGCCAAGCATTGCGGTGCACGCTGGATTGTGGTTACCGATATCAACTCCTCCCGACTTGAACTTGCACGTCAAATGGGCGCTACCCGTGCGATCAACCCGCTTGAAACCACGCTCTCGGATGTCTGCAAGGAGCTGCGCATCGTCGAGGGATTTGATGTATGCATGGAAATGTCCGGTGCCCCTCAAGCGCTCAACACCATCATCGACCACGCCGCACACGGAGCCAAAATCGCCCTGCTCGGTATCTACTCCAAAAAACCAAACATCGACTGGGACAAGGTGATCTTCAACATGCTCACCATCAAAGGGATTTATGGCAGGGAAATGTTTGAAACATGGTACAAGATGACGACGATGATCCAGAGCGGACTCGACATCTCGCCCGTGATCACGCACCGCTTTCCCTATACCGAATTTGAAAAGGGCTTTGAGGTCATGCGCTCCGGACAATCCGGAAAAGTGATCCTCGACTGGAGTCACTGA
- a CDS encoding response regulator produces the protein MQREKVKILYVDDEDSWRSTFQRDMSEVYEVITARNAEEGWELLNRHAREIAVLISDQRMPGRPGIELLKQARAYYPKIVRIIATGLSEGNLSVHATNLGSLYHHIGKPWNTDELNAIVKRAVDVYQLRRERDHLLERKLSTIMRKNLESKLQCLLVFGVAHKGSIHRAMDAFSTYLQGITVDPGQLSDYRTVFRQAQSELNCLLSNLGIAQSLYDLPDQLRAVGSDSAVDVRRVLLGARDSCNQVIYSVRSAPAGRPEQRSAAEQLLVERLLELIQCWVGDQRDQKLLEISEPVQGCSESSGQGEMFHLRICDYRDPDPLPEDHDDPRFNGINLDESRELAWVRFLLSIYHFGGSIQVVHLSRSRLQILMRQFDPQAKQEMTPSGLASDLILKFETWNHAPKPDQPIKSDV, from the coding sequence ATGCAGCGAGAAAAGGTCAAGATTTTGTATGTGGATGATGAGGACTCCTGGCGCAGCACTTTCCAGCGCGACATGTCGGAAGTCTATGAAGTCATCACCGCGCGGAATGCAGAGGAGGGTTGGGAATTGCTCAACCGTCACGCCCGCGAGATTGCAGTGCTGATTTCGGACCAGCGAATGCCAGGTCGTCCTGGCATCGAACTGCTCAAACAGGCAAGGGCTTATTATCCCAAGATCGTACGCATCATCGCCACGGGACTTTCGGAAGGCAACTTGTCTGTGCATGCAACGAATCTGGGTTCGCTCTACCACCACATTGGAAAACCGTGGAACACCGATGAACTCAATGCTATCGTCAAGCGTGCGGTTGATGTCTATCAATTGCGCAGGGAACGAGATCATTTGCTTGAACGAAAATTGTCGACGATCATGCGCAAAAATCTCGAATCCAAGCTGCAGTGCCTGCTGGTGTTCGGGGTTGCGCACAAGGGGTCGATTCATCGTGCCATGGACGCCTTTTCCACATACCTGCAAGGCATCACTGTAGATCCGGGGCAATTGTCTGACTATCGCACGGTATTCAGGCAGGCGCAGAGCGAGTTGAATTGCCTCTTGTCCAATCTGGGCATTGCTCAATCCCTTTATGATCTACCTGACCAGCTTCGAGCCGTTGGCAGCGACTCTGCTGTTGATGTGAGGCGGGTTTTGCTTGGAGCGCGGGATAGCTGTAATCAGGTCATCTATTCCGTGCGCAGTGCTCCAGCGGGCCGACCGGAGCAGCGAAGTGCGGCGGAACAGTTGTTGGTGGAGCGGCTATTGGAACTGATTCAGTGCTGGGTGGGAGATCAGCGCGATCAGAAGTTACTGGAGATCTCGGAACCCGTTCAAGGATGTTCGGAGTCGTCTGGGCAAGGTGAAATGTTCCATCTCCGGATCTGTGACTATCGCGATCCGGATCCACTGCCTGAAGATCACGACGATCCGCGTTTCAATGGCATCAATCTGGACGAATCGAGAGAGTTGGCGTGGGTGAGGTTCCTTCTTTCGATTTATCATTTTGGAGGATCCATTCAAGTCGTTCATCTTTCGCGATCACGATTACAGATTCTGATGCGTCAATTTGATCCACAAGCGAAGCAGGAGATGACGCCTTCTGGGCTGGCCTCTGACCTTATCCTGAAATTTGAAACCTGGAACCATGCCCCCAAGCCTGACCAACCCATCAAATCCGATGTCTGA